The following proteins are co-located in the Apis mellifera strain DH4 linkage group LG11, Amel_HAv3.1, whole genome shotgun sequence genome:
- the LOC725565 gene encoding nitric oxide synthase-interacting protein homolog produces MTRHARNCTAGAVYTYHEKKKDAAASGYGTNTQRVGKDSVKDFDCCCLTLQPCRNPVITKDGYLFDKEAILEYVLTKKKEYARKLKEYEKQKQQEEEQSNEKSANEELQKLQNFLKGEKNIVSRSQTVAKEPTSSVSNMSNGKDKMLPSFWIPSKTPEAKETMVQKPDKTIYCPVSGKPLKIKDLISVKFTEVKDPDDKKSLIVKQARYMCPITHDILSNSVPCAVIKTTGDVITMECVEKIIKKDWINPLDSTKLTEADIIPLQRGGTGYSAVNDSLEGKHERPVLQA; encoded by the exons atgaCGCGACACGCGAGAAATTGCACAGCTGGAGCTGTTTATACAtatcatgaaaaaaagaaagatgcaGCAGCCTCGGGTTATGGTACAAATACGCAAAGAGTAGGAAAAGATTCCGTTAAAGATTTTGATTGTTGTTGTCTGACGTTACAACCTTGTAGAAATCCTGTCATTAC AAAAGATGGCTACTTATTTGACAAAGAAGCAATATTGGAATATGTTCTAACCAAAAAGAAAGAGTAtgcaagaaaattgaaagagtatgaaaaacaaaaacaacaaGAAgag GAACAATCTAATGAAAAAAGTGCCAACGAAGAATTACAAaagttgcaaaattttttaaaaggagagaaaaatatcgtttccaGAAGTCAAACTGTAGCCAAAGAACCTACATCTTCAGTTTCTAATATGAGCAATGGTAAAGATAAGATGCTACCAAGTTTTTGGATTCCATCTAAAACACCAGAAGCAAAAGAAACTATGGTACAGAAACCAGATAAAACAATCTATTGTCCTGTTAGTGGAAAACCATTGAAAATAAAGGATTTAATTTCTGTGAAATTTACTGAAGTAAAAGATCCAGATGACAAGAAATCTCTTATCGTTAAACAAGCAAGATACATGTGTCCAATTACGCATGATATTTTAAGTAACAGTGTACCATGTGCAGTTATAAAAACgac CGGTGATGTGATTACAATGGAAtgtgttgaaaaaattataaagaaggaTTGGATTAATCCATTGGATAGCACAAAACTAACAGAAGCAGATATTATACCGCTTCAAAgg GGCGGTACTGGATATTCAGCTGTTAATGATAGCTTAGAAGGTAAACACGAAAGACCCGTGTTACaagcataa
- the LOC100578524 gene encoding uncharacterized protein LOC100578524 isoform X2 — translation MCGRRACAVYAVYIIPCKPYLYIFRILNVNERIGEEVKWNGEEIWTNKFGGNRWKDSRVEKETDIGRIFERLCSFLERWRKAEEAVENRIYEEGNVKATNLFPYQCGIT, via the exons ATGTGTGGTAGGCGAGCGTGTGCAGTATACGCGGTGTACATAATACCGTGCAAAccgtatttatacatttttcgtaTTCTGAACGTGAATG AGAGAATAGGAGAAGAAGTAAAGTGGAATGGCGAGGAGATATGGACAAATAAATTTGGAGGAAATCGATGGAAAGATTCGAGAGTGGAGAAGGAAACGGACATaggaagaattttcgaaag GTTATGTTCCTTCCTCGAACGTTGGCGGAAAGCGGAAGAAGCGGTGGAGAATCGTATTTACGAGGAGGGCAATGTCAAGGCGACCAACTTATTTCCTTATCAATGCGGGATTACGTAA
- the LOC100578524 gene encoding uncharacterized protein LOC100578524 isoform X1: MSSSVYYDVTRTISVILFIHRYVSARDVAGIALSAFATVARDASSSSTSARLYRILPLFLFLVKLRSFPSSLSFLFPSILYNDACKKDIQERIGEEVKWNGEEIWTNKFGGNRWKDSRVEKETDIGRIFERLCSFLERWRKAEEAVENRIYEEGNVKATNLFPYQCGIT; this comes from the exons ATGAGTAGTTCCGTATATTATGATGTAACCCGCACGATTAGcgtaattctatttattcataGATACGTCAGTGCACGCGACGTTGCTGGTATCGCGCTATCCGCTTTTGCAACAGTCGCACGCGATGCCTCCTCAAGTTCTACGTCCGCGCGATTATATCGTatccttcctctctttctcttcctcgtaAAATTACGatctttcccttcctctctttctttcctcttcccttcGATATTGTACAACGACGCGTGCAAGAAGGATATACAag AGAGAATAGGAGAAGAAGTAAAGTGGAATGGCGAGGAGATATGGACAAATAAATTTGGAGGAAATCGATGGAAAGATTCGAGAGTGGAGAAGGAAACGGACATaggaagaattttcgaaag GTTATGTTCCTTCCTCGAACGTTGGCGGAAAGCGGAAGAAGCGGTGGAGAATCGTATTTACGAGGAGGGCAATGTCAAGGCGACCAACTTATTTCCTTATCAATGCGGGATTACGTAA
- the LOC725580 gene encoding protein SREK1IP1, translating into MDPEFLSRLIPQNKEHVRPACKKCGYAGHLTYQCRNFIKVDPNKEIVLDVSSTSSDSDENYVTPLTELREKELKKKLQEAKKKHKEKKSKKKSKKRKRSTQSDSESETELSNDEERKHKHKKKKRKSKHKKQKKHKKDNLSESDNDDKKR; encoded by the coding sequence ATGGATCCAGAATTTCTTTCTAGATTAATACCACAAAACAAAGAGCACGTACGTCCAGCATGCAAAAAGTGTGGATATGCTGGACATCTTACATACCAATGTCgtaattttatcaaagttgATCCAAACAAGGAGATTGTTTTGGATGTTAGCAGTACTAGTTCAGATAGCGATGAAAATTATGTGACCCCTTTGACTGAATTACgtgaaaaggaattaaaaaagaagctaCAGGAAGCTAAGAAGAaacataaagaaaagaaaagtaaaaaaaaatctaagaaaCGTAAAAGATCAACACAAAGTGACAGTGAATCAGAAACAGAACTTTCTAATGACGAAGAAAGGAAACATAAgcataagaagaaaaaaaggaaatcaaaacataaaaaacaaaagaaacataaaaaagataatttatcagAGAGCGATAATGATgataagaaaagataa